In the Gemmatimonadota bacterium genome, one interval contains:
- a CDS encoding CDP-alcohol phosphatidyltransferase family protein has translation MAVPAALAFAQSELMSPLLLLAIVVIAIATDFLDGVLARETDTVSPRGRLFDHATDFFFVTSGLAGAAFAGQVSAALPLLVVVAFSQYVLDSHFLHREKQLRMSSLGRWNGIFYFVPLVLIAVSRLNVVAGVTEVLSTLIMSLTYLLILSTVASIIDRAIAPRRLAAP, from the coding sequence TTGGCGGTGCCGGCCGCACTAGCCTTTGCGCAATCGGAGTTGATGTCGCCACTCTTGCTGCTCGCCATAGTGGTCATTGCGATCGCGACCGACTTCCTGGACGGTGTGCTAGCGCGCGAGACGGACACCGTGTCGCCTCGCGGCCGACTGTTCGATCACGCGACCGACTTCTTTTTCGTCACGTCCGGACTTGCCGGGGCTGCCTTCGCCGGTCAGGTATCGGCTGCACTTCCCTTACTCGTAGTGGTGGCCTTCTCACAGTACGTGCTCGATTCCCATTTTCTACATCGCGAAAAGCAACTGCGCATGAGCTCTCTCGGGCGTTGGAACGGCATCTTCTATTTCGTGCCCTTGGTTCTTATCGCAGTGTCACGCCTCAACGTCGTGGCCGGCGTTACCGAAGTGCTTTCCACGCTAATTATGTCGTTGACCTATCTTCTCATCCTTTCGACGGTAGCTTCGATCATTGATCGGGCCATTGCGCCACGGCGACTCGCTGCGCCAT
- a CDS encoding NAD(P)H-binding protein, which produces MTIAVTGANSSVGQNLLAHVAQNGNVDVIAGVRSERAAASLPASAHITPCIISYEDVVELAETIEGASCVVHLAGILIESKTSNYTSANVSTTAAVVEAARAAGAGHIVLISALGASSSSANAYLRSKGDAERAVAESGIPSTIIRTPILLGPGTAGADALVRTAMRGTAALLGGGGYSLRPLDLDDLSRAILRICDTPPEGVSTHELVGPESISYRHLVERVADLMGAELSLRTTPVWLAKLGAAFTSRMRGGGISPTVIDVITTSDEVHNNADDDIGVSLTPLSETLEKILSEVKQET; this is translated from the coding sequence ATGACCATTGCCGTCACTGGCGCCAACAGCAGTGTCGGTCAAAACCTGTTGGCGCATGTCGCCCAGAACGGCAACGTCGACGTCATTGCCGGAGTGCGATCAGAACGGGCCGCTGCCTCCCTTCCAGCTTCGGCTCATATCACACCCTGCATCATCTCTTATGAGGACGTTGTCGAGCTGGCCGAGACCATCGAAGGTGCGTCGTGCGTCGTGCACCTTGCGGGCATTCTGATCGAGAGCAAGACGTCCAACTATACGAGCGCGAACGTCTCCACGACCGCTGCCGTCGTGGAAGCTGCCCGAGCAGCGGGCGCAGGGCATATCGTCTTGATCAGTGCACTCGGCGCCAGCTCGAGTTCGGCCAACGCCTACCTGAGGTCCAAAGGGGACGCCGAGCGGGCGGTCGCGGAGTCAGGGATTCCCTCGACCATCATCCGCACCCCGATTCTGCTCGGACCGGGCACGGCGGGCGCCGACGCGCTCGTGCGAACAGCAATGCGCGGGACAGCCGCGCTCTTGGGAGGCGGCGGTTATTCCCTGCGCCCTTTGGATCTCGATGACTTGAGTCGCGCGATACTACGGATCTGCGACACTCCACCCGAAGGCGTCTCCACGCATGAGCTGGTCGGCCCGGAGTCCATATCTTATCGGCACCTGGTTGAGCGAGTCGCCGATCTCATGGGCGCGGAGTTGTCGCTGCGAACGACCCCCGTTTGGCTCGCCAAGTTGGGTGCGGCCTTCACCAGCCGCATGAGAGGAGGAGGCATCTCGCCGACCGTCATCGACGTCATCACGACGAGCGATGAAGTGCACAACAATGCGGATGATGACATAGGCGTCAGCCTCACGCCGTTATCAGAGACACTGGAAAAGATCCTATCTGAGGTGAAGCAAGAGACATGA
- a CDS encoding PQQ-dependent dehydrogenase, methanol/ethanol family — MKTVRRTLVSLFVLGGLLASDQLHAQVSYDRILRADEEPENWLTYNGNYSSQRHSGLDQITRDNVDDLELKWMLQDQTFGAWQSNPIVVDGIMYVTQRPNDVMAVDAVTGRVFWLYRHTPSEDASVCCGANNRGVAVLDDKVFMGTLDARLIAIDAINGKPLWNIEVADVNLAYSITMAPLVVKDKVIVGVGGGEFGIRGFIAAYDAETGEEAWRFHTIPGPGEPGHDTWEGDDWEHGGAPVWITGSYDPALNLTYWGVGNPGPDWNADQRPGDNLYSDAVVALDADTGELSWHFQFTPNDGYDYDSVQVPVLVDMDWNGVPSKLMLWANRNGYFYVLDRATGEFLLGEPFVKVNWSSGLDENGRPIPTPQPAGAPTWPGNQGGTNWYPPSYSPSTGLFYFAAWEDYATIYEPEHSDYRPGRLFLGGGFSVLAPVPGAPTIGIGRTTPINNWTDAVGHGAVIAMDPRVGGAAWKFRQFDVSDSGMLTTASDLLFTGGREGHFHALDAWTGELLWKASLGGQIVMAPITFMVDGTQYVSVISGHTLVTFALRD; from the coding sequence ATGAAAACGGTCCGGCGCACCCTTGTGTCACTGTTCGTCCTCGGAGGGCTGCTCGCTTCCGATCAGCTCCACGCCCAGGTGTCGTATGATCGCATCTTGCGCGCCGACGAAGAGCCCGAGAACTGGCTCACGTACAACGGCAACTACTCCAGTCAGCGCCACAGCGGCCTCGATCAGATCACACGGGACAACGTCGACGATCTCGAGCTGAAGTGGATGCTCCAGGATCAAACGTTCGGGGCTTGGCAGTCAAACCCGATCGTGGTCGACGGGATCATGTATGTCACCCAGCGACCCAACGACGTCATGGCCGTGGACGCCGTCACCGGTCGGGTGTTCTGGCTGTACCGGCACACGCCGTCCGAGGACGCGTCGGTTTGCTGTGGCGCGAACAACCGCGGTGTGGCCGTGCTCGACGACAAGGTCTTCATGGGCACCCTCGACGCGCGGCTGATCGCGATCGATGCGATCAACGGCAAGCCGCTCTGGAACATCGAGGTCGCCGACGTGAACCTCGCGTACTCGATCACGATGGCGCCCCTGGTCGTTAAGGACAAAGTCATCGTCGGCGTCGGCGGCGGTGAGTTCGGGATTCGTGGATTCATCGCGGCCTACGACGCCGAAACGGGGGAAGAAGCTTGGCGCTTTCATACGATCCCCGGACCCGGCGAGCCCGGGCATGACACTTGGGAGGGCGACGACTGGGAGCACGGCGGCGCCCCCGTGTGGATCACGGGCTCCTACGACCCCGCGCTCAATCTGACGTACTGGGGCGTGGGGAATCCCGGTCCCGACTGGAACGCCGACCAGCGCCCGGGCGACAATCTCTACTCGGACGCGGTTGTCGCTCTCGACGCCGACACCGGCGAGCTCTCGTGGCACTTCCAGTTCACGCCGAACGACGGCTACGACTACGACTCGGTTCAGGTGCCCGTGCTCGTCGATATGGACTGGAATGGCGTACCGTCGAAGCTCATGCTGTGGGCGAACCGGAACGGCTACTTCTATGTGCTCGACCGCGCTACGGGAGAGTTCCTCCTGGGCGAGCCGTTCGTGAAGGTCAACTGGTCGAGTGGCCTGGACGAGAACGGAAGGCCGATCCCGACGCCACAGCCGGCGGGCGCCCCAACATGGCCGGGTAATCAGGGCGGCACGAACTGGTATCCACCCTCCTACAGTCCGAGCACGGGCCTCTTCTATTTCGCGGCCTGGGAAGACTACGCGACGATTTACGAGCCGGAGCACTCCGACTACCGGCCCGGTCGGCTGTTCCTAGGCGGCGGCTTCAGTGTGCTGGCACCGGTGCCGGGCGCTCCCACCATCGGGATCGGTCGCACCACCCCGATCAACAACTGGACGGACGCAGTCGGGCACGGCGCGGTGATCGCCATGGACCCCCGCGTGGGGGGAGCGGCGTGGAAGTTCCGACAGTTCGACGTCAGCGACAGCGGCATGCTGACCACGGCATCGGACTTGCTGTTCACCGGTGGCCGCGAGGGCCACTTCCACGCGCTCGACGCGTGGACCGGAGAGTTGCTGTGGAAAGCGAGCCTCGGCGGACAAATCGTGATGGCGCCGATCACGTTCATGGTGGACGGGACGCAGTACGTGTCGGTGATCTCTGGTCACACGTTGGTGACCTTCGCGCTGCGCGACTAA
- a CDS encoding c-type cytochrome, producing the protein MSPFVRFFLPWVCAFALLLPAAEQSRAQASGDHQYTSTDIEVGSRVYTSECALCHGANGDEVDGVNLRLGQFRRSVSDADLREVITTGLSNARMPAFDLRSDELDGIVAYIRAGFDPSGVAVKVGDVARGQDLFEGEGDCSSCHRVNGRGPRAAPDLSDIGAVRTAAALQRALLDPISALLPINRPVRAVTHDGETILGRRLNEDTYTVQLMDSAGRLRSLVKAELAEYEVSETPTMEPTTLSSDQVADLLGYLLSLRGMQ; encoded by the coding sequence ATGAGCCCATTCGTACGGTTTTTTCTCCCGTGGGTCTGCGCGTTCGCTCTACTGCTCCCTGCTGCCGAGCAGAGTCGCGCGCAGGCTTCCGGAGACCATCAATACACCAGCACGGACATCGAGGTGGGCTCTCGCGTCTATACGTCCGAGTGCGCGCTGTGCCACGGAGCGAACGGGGACGAAGTAGATGGCGTGAATCTCCGGCTAGGTCAATTCCGCCGTTCGGTGTCGGACGCCGACCTTCGCGAGGTCATCACGACGGGCCTCTCCAACGCCCGCATGCCCGCCTTCGACCTGCGCTCGGACGAGCTCGACGGGATCGTCGCGTACATCCGCGCCGGCTTCGATCCGAGCGGGGTCGCGGTCAAGGTCGGCGACGTGGCTCGCGGCCAGGATCTCTTCGAGGGTGAGGGTGATTGTTCGTCATGTCATCGAGTGAACGGCCGGGGCCCACGCGCCGCGCCCGACCTCAGCGACATCGGCGCCGTTCGCACGGCCGCCGCGCTTCAGCGAGCGTTGCTCGACCCGATTTCCGCCTTGCTGCCCATCAATCGACCGGTGCGGGCTGTGACTCACGACGGCGAGACCATCCTCGGGCGACGGCTGAACGAGGACACCTACACCGTGCAGTTGATGGACTCGGCGGGACGCCTACGCTCGCTCGTGAAAGCCGAGCTGGCCGAATACGAGGTAAGTGAGACGCCCACCATGGAGCCCACGACGCTCTCCAGCGACCAGGTCGCTGACCTCCTCGGATACCTTCTCTCGCTCAGGGGCATGCAATGA
- a CDS encoding NAD(P)-dependent oxidoreductase translates to MIFEPGSTRIGWIGLGVMGRSMCAHLIDRGFSATVYTRTQETADAVLAKGATWADTPKAVAEQSDVVFSIVGFPSDVREVVLGPDGALAGCEAGDVLVDMTTSEPSLAVEIYEAAKAKGVASVDAPVSGGDVGAQEARLSIMIGGDAEVVEALGPCWEAMGKAIVRQGGPGAGQHTKMVNQTLIASGMIGVCEGLLYAHKAGLDLDTVMESVASGAAGSWSLSNYGPRMIANNFDPGFFVEHFIKDMGIALAEANRMNLALPGLALAHQLYTALRAQGGGRKGTHALQLAMASLSALDWEGR, encoded by the coding sequence ATGATCTTTGAGCCCGGCAGTACTCGAATCGGCTGGATCGGCCTAGGCGTCATGGGGCGCAGCATGTGCGCGCACCTGATCGACCGAGGCTTCTCGGCGACCGTCTACACGCGCACCCAGGAGACGGCCGACGCGGTCCTCGCGAAAGGCGCGACCTGGGCGGACACACCGAAGGCTGTGGCCGAGCAGAGCGACGTGGTGTTCAGCATCGTCGGGTTCCCGAGCGATGTGCGCGAGGTCGTGCTCGGGCCTGATGGTGCCCTCGCCGGCTGCGAGGCTGGAGATGTGCTCGTGGACATGACCACCAGCGAGCCGTCGCTGGCGGTGGAGATCTACGAGGCGGCGAAGGCCAAGGGCGTGGCGAGCGTGGACGCTCCCGTCTCGGGCGGGGACGTCGGCGCGCAGGAAGCGCGCCTGTCGATCATGATCGGCGGGGACGCGGAGGTGGTGGAAGCACTGGGCCCGTGTTGGGAGGCGATGGGCAAGGCGATCGTCCGACAGGGCGGTCCGGGCGCAGGGCAGCATACCAAGATGGTGAACCAGACGCTGATCGCTTCCGGCATGATCGGCGTGTGCGAGGGCCTGCTCTACGCCCACAAGGCGGGGCTCGATCTGGACACCGTCATGGAGTCCGTCGCGTCGGGCGCGGCCGGCAGTTGGTCCCTGTCGAACTATGGTCCGCGGATGATCGCCAACAACTTCGATCCCGGGTTCTTCGTGGAGCACTTCATCAAGGACATGGGGATCGCGCTCGCCGAGGCGAACCGCATGAACCTGGCGCTGCCCGGCCTGGCGTTGGCGCACCAGCTCTACACGGCGCTTCGGGCGCAGGGTGGAGGGAGGAAGGGCACGCACGCGCTCCAGCTCGCGATGGCGAGCCTGTCGGCCCTCGACTGGGAGGGGCGCTGA
- a CDS encoding NAD(P)-dependent alcohol dehydrogenase, with translation MRQYQFGVVDDEVTLVMKEVDRPVPGANEVLVRVRATSLNRRDLSILESQYGGGSPRTGLVPLSDGAGEVISVGPSVSRFEVGDRVAGTNASARGGAIDGMLSEMIVSHEDGLVEIPEHLTFEEAATLPCAGVTAWNALFKHGGLTEDDFVLLEGTGGVSIFGLQFSVAAGARPIITSSSDAKLVRARELGAYGTVNYRTNPEWQDAVRDITGNAGVTQVLEVGGRDTLPRAMRALGYGAHIAIIGGLSGFANTMPIGSFIGRGTSVTGIYVGSREDFEAMNAFITRHRLRPIIDRVFTLEDAPAAYEYMASESHLGKIVITL, from the coding sequence ATGCGCCAGTACCAGTTCGGCGTGGTCGACGACGAGGTCACCCTCGTGATGAAGGAAGTGGACCGGCCCGTTCCGGGCGCAAACGAAGTCCTGGTCCGTGTGCGAGCCACTTCCCTGAATCGGCGAGACCTTTCGATCCTCGAATCGCAGTATGGCGGCGGAAGTCCGCGAACCGGCCTCGTGCCCCTCTCGGACGGGGCGGGGGAGGTGATCAGCGTAGGACCCAGCGTCAGTCGCTTTGAGGTCGGAGATCGCGTGGCCGGGACGAACGCATCGGCCAGAGGTGGCGCAATCGACGGCATGCTCTCGGAGATGATCGTCAGTCATGAAGACGGGCTCGTCGAGATTCCGGAGCATCTCACGTTCGAGGAGGCCGCCACTCTCCCCTGTGCGGGGGTGACCGCGTGGAACGCCCTCTTCAAACATGGAGGCCTGACCGAAGACGACTTCGTCCTGCTGGAAGGCACGGGCGGCGTCTCCATCTTCGGACTGCAGTTCTCTGTAGCCGCGGGGGCGAGGCCGATCATTACGAGCTCGAGCGACGCAAAGCTAGTGCGTGCTCGCGAGCTGGGGGCGTACGGCACCGTCAACTACCGGACCAACCCCGAGTGGCAGGACGCGGTGCGGGACATCACCGGCAACGCGGGCGTCACCCAGGTCCTCGAAGTGGGTGGCCGGGACACACTGCCGAGGGCGATGCGGGCACTCGGATACGGCGCCCATATCGCGATAATCGGAGGCCTGTCGGGCTTCGCCAACACCATGCCCATCGGTTCGTTCATCGGCCGTGGAACTTCGGTGACGGGAATCTATGTTGGATCCAGGGAGGACTTCGAAGCGATGAACGCCTTCATCACCCGACATCGGCTGCGCCCAATCATCGACAGGGTATTCACCCTCGAGGACGCGCCCGCGGCATACGAGTACATGGCCAGCGAGAGCCACCTCGGGAAGATCGTGATCACGCTGTAG